The genome window agaatccgattagagcgagacttgagtagaaaccgtatgggtctgacagcaccatgctcgatatacggtctctgggatattagatagatgagggactataggtacatggtaattgaggacagataggtctaatggattggattcccctgtatcgtctggggactacgacgtagtggcctagtacgtccgtagtcgatgagtcgagtgaattattacagagataataattcactgagttagaaggagttctgacaagtatgactcacggccagctcgatattgagcctagagggtcacacacatatggtaggcattgcgatgagtagaggttcggatatgagatatccgacggagctcttgtctcattggatgcagatccaatacccactagggaatgacccattagggtttgacacgggatctctataaataggagggattcacagcctcataggctagagtttttgcttgccttttctattctcctctccctctccacctcagagtaggcctggagttttgaggagcgtcgtcgcaaccctgctgtgtggatcaccgctagagaggaggacgcttgacctccttcaccctctcctaaggatatgcctccttcaccctctcctaaggatatgcaaggaaacagggatatacgatctccctaggtaacacaatctctatacgcagttttatgttttgcggatttttgcgcattaatcttcgcacgacgatgaacatcttttttggaatcggggatttttgttttcttgttcttccgctgtgcatatgatgtcgccccccattatTTCCCAACACACAATAGTCACGCAGGACTCCCAACAGTATTACCATTCACCACCACCACAATAACCTGACTAAGAAGTTTCAATTAAATCATAATaaacaaatatataattaaaatattaaatttatatttttgatcgttatttttattttatttatgcaggTACTATCACATGTTATATATATCTTCCAAAGattcaatattttatttttataactatataaatttaatataaaaattttaaatttaaaaattagaatACTAAAAGGTCTAACTACTTGAGGTTAAGGTTAATATGAAATTAACCCATCTCCACTCATCCAATCCTCTTATCCGCACAGTCCATCGGTGTACAGGCCATCTACGTGATCAAGATCTTGAACGTCATCAAGAAGCTCTTGCGGCGGTGCCGATCTGGCTCTTCCGGTGCGGCCGACGGCCGCTTCAGTCGGGAGCGAGGGCAAGCGCGAAGACGCGATCGAAGAGGGAGTAGGCGACCGCGTCATGGAAGAAGGCTTAAGGCGGGGAGCGGAGGGGAGGGGCGGAGAGGAGGACGCCGTCGAGGCGGCGTAGAGCCTATCGCCATAGGAGGACGATGAGATCGGTTCCCGTCGCTGATCGAAATGCTTCGCGAGGCAAACAGAACCGGaaattagaaataaaaataataaacataataaaaatGTCGTAAAAATGGTATAATGGAGATTCGAAGGGAGGGAGGATCCATGGATTTAATGGCCCATATATTTATGGATAGGCCTATTGACTTAGAGGCttcatattatacatatatatatcatcatcagCTTTATTCTGACCGTGAGAACATCCTAATCCATTTATTAAGATGAGCCATCCAGCTCTGCATGTACGCTGAAGTCACCCTCCCTCTCAATCACGAACCAgcacagcccactcaaatatgacgacACGCAGCACTCCTTCCGCTTTCCATCCACGTCATCTCACACTCAATCCCTCTCTCTCTTTATCCATTAATAATTAAAGTTTAGAAAATGTTGATATTGATGATCCTTAATCACCAAGAACAACACTTGTTAGCATCGGCTGCGAGCTCAAATAGCATTGTCTCAGACAATTCCAATAGATTAACTTCAAGGTAATTAGCACGCATTTTGAAGACAAGTAGTAGCAGATTCACATATATTACGTCCCTCCCACCTGCGATAATCCTTTTTACACACCCAAAAAAAGGTAAAAGGAGAGAGAAATCCAAAAGCCCATTCGTGGGGTTTCTGAACGAGGCGGAACGACGAGGGACGGGAGGGGATGGGAGCGAAGAGTCTAGATCTGATCGGGGGAAGCAAGTCGGGAAGCGATGGCGGAGCGGTACATGGCGTCGTGCCAGCTCTCCGTCGCCCTCATCTCCCGCCTCAGCACCCTCGCCTTCTCCGCCGTCAGCCTCGATCTGCCCGCTGCCGCGGCCGCGGACTCTCCCTCTGCCGTCGCATCCGGCTCCTCCGAGACGGGGACCTCCCGCGGGGCCGTGCGAGACGGCGGCGCCCACCAGCGCCGCTTCGCGTCACCGGGCGGCGAGGGCACCGCCGCGACCCTCGCGGTGGCGGCGATCGTCCGGGGGAGCTGGATCTTCACCGGCAGGAGCGTCGGCGGAGACGGAAAGGTGGTGGCCATGGGATGAGGGATCCGGAAGGAGAAGAGGGATCGCCGAAAAGACGGGGAAGGCGTTTGGGTTCTTTAAATTTAGGGCGACGATAACGTTTAATTTTGGGACATACCCACCGGCCTCGTTTCGATTGGtcattcgatgcatcgtcctcgggCCCACTAAATCGAGCGACCTCATTCAACGTCTTGGCCTACTTAAAAGGATGAGTAAACGGAAGTAGCTGGAGGAACGGTGGGTCCATGACGGAACACGTTTGATACTTCACATCCTAATCGTTGATCCCACCAATTTCATTTGGAACCGTCCATCTCATCCCTCGTTTGCTTCGGTGGACGCGGCTCAGACGATGTTGACTCAACGAAACAGGCTGCCTACATGCTAAACAGCGGGGGCTTTGGAGTTTGGACCCCATGTTATTGGATCAAACTTCACTAGCAAACAGGAGTGGAACTGCATCCATTCATTTTGCATGCTCAAATGCTAGATAAAACTCTTGATTTATGTACAACTGTAGCACCAAAGTTAGACTTGCCATTCTCCAAACTTGAAGAAGTGCGTCGATTAGCAACTAACGGTTAGGGATTTCCCAGAAGCGACAAAGTCAAGGAAGGAGAAGTCTGAAGAAATCTGTGCCGTGAATATTTGATCTTGGACTGTTGACTTGGAACAAAACTGGACGCATCATTCTATGTATGACCTGTTCAATGTTCTGTGTCACAACCATACGAAGTATTAAGATTAATAGGATGTAGTCAGTATCGAGGAGGTAGTCGTGCAGGGAAAAAAGGGTGTCAGACCGCGTCGTAGACGAGTACGGCAAACTTTCTTTGAATCTGTCGAGCAAATCATATGCTGCGTTAGATCCAGAAATGTAGACTAACAAAGAGTACTGAAGAGTTTGACGATACGGAAGCAAGGTTCTCTATATGAGTTCGAAGTGCCTTGAGCTGGCAAATGAAATTGTCCTTAGTGTAGCCTAGCTTTTGCTCTGCTCCTCATCTTCTTAGGATTCCAAGGGCTTCATCTTCTTGAACTCCTAAGGGCTAGATGCTTCAGAGTTGCCTTTGCTGCTTCTCACTTGGCGAACAGGAGGCCTCACGGAGGTACTGCGCCTGTTATATATTTCTATTATTACTATACTTTGTGGCGAGATTTTTCTGATTCTAACTGGTTCTTTTCAGATCGAATGAGAGCCATGGCCATCCTTGGCGAACCTATAGGTTGAGGGAGCTGATCCATGCCACGGAGAACTTTCACCAAGGGAACAAGCTCGGAGAAGGCGGCTTTGGTGCTGTCTACTGGGGTAGAACTAGCAAAGGAGTAGAGGTAAGTGGCTTGCCATCCTTCCACAATTTGTCATGGCTTAGAAACCAGTTTTTGCTTACTTCCGATGCGGAATAAGTCATGTAGATTGCCGTGAAGCGGCTCAAAGCCATGACAGCCAAGGCGGAGATGGAATTCGCCATCGAAGTCGAGATTCTTGCAAGGGTGAGACACGAGAATCTTTTGAGCCTTAGAGGATTCTCTGCAGGCAGAAAGGAGAGGCTGATCGTCTACGACTACATGCCAAACAACAGCCTCCACTGCCATCTCCATGGCCGTCGTTCTGCCGAAGTGCTGCTTGATTGGCGGACGAGGATGCGGATCGCCATCGGAGCCGCCGAAGGACTAGCGTAAGCCGGATCTGAGATATGATCTGATTCGTCTTCTTACGATGAGTGTGAGCATGTCCTGATATGCTTTCTCTCAGGTACTTGCACCACGAGGCAAGCCCTCATATCATACACAGGGACATCAAGGCCAGCAACGTGCTCCTCGACGCAGACTTCTGCCCCAAGGTTGCCGATTTCGGGTTCGCGAAGTTGATACCGGAGGGAGTGAGCCACATGACGACGAGGGTGAAGGGAACCCTAGGCTACCTTGCACCGGAGTACGCCATGCTTGGGAAGGTCTCCGAGAGCTgcgacgtgtacagcttcggcATCCTATTGCTCGAGATCGTGAGCGCGAGGAAGCCCATCGAGAAGCTGTCCGGCGGCGTCATGCGCGACATCGTGCAGTGGGCATCGCCCCTGGCGGCGAACGGTGCATGGGACCGCATTGCAGACCCTCGGCTCGGCGGAAGGTTCAAGCAAGACGAGCTACAGGATGCGGTGGTTATCGCCTTGCGGTGCGCCGATATCAACCCCGAGAACCGACCGACGATGAAGGAAGTGGTGGCGCTTCTGAAAGGTCGGTGATGATGGAGATAGGCATAGGAAATGCTCGAGAGGAAAACCTCGAGAATGGGGTAATGGATGAGCTCCTCTTCCTGGTCCCTGCGTCTGTGGATTGCAGGACACTGATGATGATCGAGTTCGATACACAattgaaatcatgtaacaaatacGATGATCGAAGGAAAAACTCTTCAATGATCGATATTGGCTGAGTCGATGTTAGAGGATTCAATGCAACACTTTTCTACATGCTTCTAATTAGTTCTTTCCAAACCCTAAGTCTTTGGAAAACCCATCTGAAGTAGTCAACGCTTCCACTCTCCAGAAAACCTATGGACCGAGAAAGCTTCCGCCAGCCAAAATCAGACTGTTCGTTTAAAGTTCACAAAGTCTAAATTAGCTTCTGTAGATTTGCACTGAGTAAGCTGACATAGATGATTCGAGCTTTATGGTGCAAAGTAGATACGGGGATTCAAGACTGGTCTTCCATATGCATCACAGAATCCC of Musa acuminata AAA Group cultivar baxijiao chromosome BXJ1-7, Cavendish_Baxijiao_AAA, whole genome shotgun sequence contains these proteins:
- the LOC135679860 gene encoding PTI1-like tyrosine-protein kinase At3g15890; this translates as MLQSCLCCFSLGEQEASRRSNESHGHPWRTYRLRELIHATENFHQGNKLGEGGFGAVYWGRTSKGVEIAVKRLKAMTAKAEMEFAIEVEILARVRHENLLSLRGFSAGRKERLIVYDYMPNNSLHCHLHGRRSAEVLLDWRTRMRIAIGAAEGLAYLHHEASPHIIHRDIKASNVLLDADFCPKVADFGFAKLIPEGVSHMTTRVKGTLGYLAPEYAMLGKVSESCDVYSFGILLLEIVSARKPIEKLSGGVMRDIVQWASPLAANGAWDRIADPRLGGRFKQDELQDAVVIALRCADINPENRPTMKEVVALLKGR